One Megalopta genalis isolate 19385.01 chromosome 11, iyMegGena1_principal, whole genome shotgun sequence genomic region harbors:
- the LOC117225938 gene encoding uncharacterized protein LOC117225938 isoform X2 gives MNSKTDRFSDHGAQGVDVNCSLEELEKAGSDALENSLESKETESVTELSTIGTQTPLTLVKLTVTQPPLHRQVTDSTSPMRFSYETSRNFQDSRENVKSFVRKLLQSKITLSHEAATQATPTHPSLIPKTSQDTLQMSASLSLSISGQRNEVLAVTDYGTPSLDERSLLVDGVTESDNEDSQNSHVRSGTLDPTSSSNREATSSMLSSLETSNQQWSLSSFLQCVPIVNDEPSTRALARDAPPTYSSIFARRPPMRNWGPFRSANRSSFVAPIPPPSYAQAQENYMASFSMANSNRLWAPIPMTTVCHRCTSIVVTAVEVRRSVITHITAFALFLCGCWPCCMLPYCLNSCNDIDHYCPVCNAHLGTYRPC, from the exons ATGAATTCGAAGACTGACAGATTCTCTGATCATGGTGCACAGGGCGTTGATGTTAATTGCAGCTTAGAAGAGCTAGAGAAAGCTGGATCGGATGCATTGG aaaattcgttAGAGTCGAAGGAAACGGAATCGGTAACGGAATTATCGACTATTGGTACGCAGACCCCTCTAACGTTGGTTAAGCTAACTGTAACGCAGCCGCCGTTGCATAGACAAGTTACCGACTCGACATCTCCGATGCGATTTAGTTATGAAACAAGTCGCAATTTTCAAGACTCCCGCGAAAATGTGAAATCTTTTGTGCGCAAACTTTTGCAGAGCAAG ATCACGCTTAGCCACGAAGCTGCGACACAAGCAACGCCTACACATCCGTCGTTGATACCTAAAACATCGCAAGACACTTTACAAATGTCTGCGTCGCTTTCCTTGTCGATATCTGGTCAGAGAAATGAAGTTTTAGCTGTGACGGATTACGGGACACCGTCGCTCGATGAACGTAGTTTATTGGTGGATGGCGTCACCGAATCTG ACAACGAGGACTCGCAAAATTCGCATGTGCGTTCGGGCACATTAGATCCGACGTCGTCGAGCAATAGAGAAGCGACAAGTAGCATGCTGTCGTCGCTTGAAACTAGCAATCAGCAGTGGAGTCTGTCTAGCTTTTTGCAATGCGTGCCGATCGTCAACGATGAA CCAAGCACGCGTGCTCTCGCGAGAGATGCACCGCCAACGTATTCGTCGATATTTGCACGACGTCCACCAATGCGTAATTGGGGTCCATTTCGATCGGCAAATCGGTCGTCCTTTGTCGCTCCGATACCACCCCCTAGTTACGCCCAAGCACAAGAAAATTACATGGCGTCTTTCTCTATGG ccaactcgaaTCGACTATGGGCGCCAATACCTATGACCACTGTATGCCATCGGTGCACCTCGATCGTCGTTACAGCTGTAGAAGTTCGTCGATCCGTAATCACTCACATTACCGCCTTTGCGCTGTTTTTATGCGG ATGTTGGCCGTGCTGCATGTTGCCATACTGCTTGAATTCATGCAACGACATAGATCATTATTGTCCTGTGTGTAACGCGCATCTTGGAACCTACAGACCGTGCTGA
- the LOC117225938 gene encoding uncharacterized protein LOC117225938 isoform X1, translating to MNSKTDRFSDHGAQGVDVNCSLEELEKAGSDALENSLESKETESVTELSTIGTQTPLTLVKLTVTQPPLHRQVTDSTSPMRFSYETSRNFQDSRENVKSFVRKLLQSKITLSHEAATQATPTHPSLIPKTSQDTLQMSASLSLSISGQRNEVLAVTDYGTPSLDERSLLVDGVTESDNEDSQNSHVRSGTLDPTSSSNREATSSMLSSLETSNQQWSLSSFLQCVPIVNDEPSTRALARDAPPTYSSIFARRPPMRNWGPFRSANRSSFVAPIPPPSYAQAQENYMASFSMGQLLSSSNSNRLWAPIPMTTVCHRCTSIVVTAVEVRRSVITHITAFALFLCGCWPCCMLPYCLNSCNDIDHYCPVCNAHLGTYRPC from the exons ATGAATTCGAAGACTGACAGATTCTCTGATCATGGTGCACAGGGCGTTGATGTTAATTGCAGCTTAGAAGAGCTAGAGAAAGCTGGATCGGATGCATTGG aaaattcgttAGAGTCGAAGGAAACGGAATCGGTAACGGAATTATCGACTATTGGTACGCAGACCCCTCTAACGTTGGTTAAGCTAACTGTAACGCAGCCGCCGTTGCATAGACAAGTTACCGACTCGACATCTCCGATGCGATTTAGTTATGAAACAAGTCGCAATTTTCAAGACTCCCGCGAAAATGTGAAATCTTTTGTGCGCAAACTTTTGCAGAGCAAG ATCACGCTTAGCCACGAAGCTGCGACACAAGCAACGCCTACACATCCGTCGTTGATACCTAAAACATCGCAAGACACTTTACAAATGTCTGCGTCGCTTTCCTTGTCGATATCTGGTCAGAGAAATGAAGTTTTAGCTGTGACGGATTACGGGACACCGTCGCTCGATGAACGTAGTTTATTGGTGGATGGCGTCACCGAATCTG ACAACGAGGACTCGCAAAATTCGCATGTGCGTTCGGGCACATTAGATCCGACGTCGTCGAGCAATAGAGAAGCGACAAGTAGCATGCTGTCGTCGCTTGAAACTAGCAATCAGCAGTGGAGTCTGTCTAGCTTTTTGCAATGCGTGCCGATCGTCAACGATGAA CCAAGCACGCGTGCTCTCGCGAGAGATGCACCGCCAACGTATTCGTCGATATTTGCACGACGTCCACCAATGCGTAATTGGGGTCCATTTCGATCGGCAAATCGGTCGTCCTTTGTCGCTCCGATACCACCCCCTAGTTACGCCCAAGCACAAGAAAATTACATGGCGTCTTTCTCTATGGGTCAGCTGCTCTCTTCAT ccaactcgaaTCGACTATGGGCGCCAATACCTATGACCACTGTATGCCATCGGTGCACCTCGATCGTCGTTACAGCTGTAGAAGTTCGTCGATCCGTAATCACTCACATTACCGCCTTTGCGCTGTTTTTATGCGG ATGTTGGCCGTGCTGCATGTTGCCATACTGCTTGAATTCATGCAACGACATAGATCATTATTGTCCTGTGTGTAACGCGCATCTTGGAACCTACAGACCGTGCTGA
- the LOC117225938 gene encoding uncharacterized protein LOC117225938 isoform X3, whose protein sequence is MNSKTDRFSDHGAQGVDVNCSLEELEKAGSDALENSLESKETESVTELSTIGTQTPLTLVKLTVTQPPLHRQVTDSTSPMRFSYETSRNFQDSRENVKSFVRKLLQSKITLSHEAATQATPTHPSLIPKTSQDTLQMSASLSLSISGQRNEVLAVTDYGTPSLDERSLLVDGVTESDNEDSQNSHVRSGTLDPTSSSNREATSSMLSSLETSNQQWSLSSFLQCVPIVNDEPSTRALARDAPPTYSSIFARRPPMRNWGPFRSANRSSFVAPIPPPSYAQAQENYMASFSMD, encoded by the exons ATGAATTCGAAGACTGACAGATTCTCTGATCATGGTGCACAGGGCGTTGATGTTAATTGCAGCTTAGAAGAGCTAGAGAAAGCTGGATCGGATGCATTGG aaaattcgttAGAGTCGAAGGAAACGGAATCGGTAACGGAATTATCGACTATTGGTACGCAGACCCCTCTAACGTTGGTTAAGCTAACTGTAACGCAGCCGCCGTTGCATAGACAAGTTACCGACTCGACATCTCCGATGCGATTTAGTTATGAAACAAGTCGCAATTTTCAAGACTCCCGCGAAAATGTGAAATCTTTTGTGCGCAAACTTTTGCAGAGCAAG ATCACGCTTAGCCACGAAGCTGCGACACAAGCAACGCCTACACATCCGTCGTTGATACCTAAAACATCGCAAGACACTTTACAAATGTCTGCGTCGCTTTCCTTGTCGATATCTGGTCAGAGAAATGAAGTTTTAGCTGTGACGGATTACGGGACACCGTCGCTCGATGAACGTAGTTTATTGGTGGATGGCGTCACCGAATCTG ACAACGAGGACTCGCAAAATTCGCATGTGCGTTCGGGCACATTAGATCCGACGTCGTCGAGCAATAGAGAAGCGACAAGTAGCATGCTGTCGTCGCTTGAAACTAGCAATCAGCAGTGGAGTCTGTCTAGCTTTTTGCAATGCGTGCCGATCGTCAACGATGAA CCAAGCACGCGTGCTCTCGCGAGAGATGCACCGCCAACGTATTCGTCGATATTTGCACGACGTCCACCAATGCGTAATTGGGGTCCATTTCGATCGGCAAATCGGTCGTCCTTTGTCGCTCCGATACCACCCCCTAGTTACGCCCAAGCACAAGAAAATTACATGGCGTCTTTCTCTATGG ACTAA
- the Deaf1 gene encoding deformed epidermal autoregulatory factor 1: MEESQTSESVAVLPDMSEPLTSETEEASALTTEHEAHPVAVTASVTSVPGVAGVPGVGVPVSLPVGSIIGVANSTNGTTFNVITSDQLQLPGSGQFKQMLCVDNGFICEPRHDKDSDPLRWNGELKATHIVIQNSTEEHESEQIHVSAGNTQQICSWSESANLAVLPVRCKNTNAELHKSRFGSGARGRCIKLGQEWYTPSEFEALCGRASSKDWKRSIRFGGRSLQTLIDEQILKPHATSCTCAACCDDDSATGPVRLFTPYKRRKRARDTSDGDVPTRKIKSDNSRDGSNNDESDGEVVIPDKEVWPQFVSTDGLVVQQPQDQDGVVQNVHQTENGQTDDVFKKLDEMSNKMLKLAYEFRKTLEEAKEVNRQQRREQALVAQLGGRGDVIETVGLQPASDTHNKKCANCNREAFAECSLCRRTPYCSTFCQRKDWAGHQVECVRGAAETVMLIVESSSGDTSALATTTGDQ; encoded by the exons ATGGAGGAGAGTCAAACATCGGAAAGTGTCGCCGTGCTACCGGACATGTCCGAACCGTTGACGAGCGAGACCGAGGAGGCGTCTGCCCTAACGACCGAACACGAGGCGCATCCCGTCGCGGTGACGGCAAGCGTCACTTCGGTACCGGGTGTTGCTGGTGTCCCAGGAGTCGGAGTACCGGTTTCTTTGCCTGTTGGTTCTATCATCGGTGTAGCGAACTCAACCAACGGCACGACCTTCAACGTCATCACCTCGGATCAGTTGCAG TTACCCGGATCTGGCCAGTTTAAGCAGATGCTATGCGTGGACAATGGGTTTATTTGCGAACCTCGACACGATAAGGACTCGGATCCTCTACGGTGGAATGGAGAATTAAAAGCAACACACATAGTAATCCAAAATAGTACAGAGGAACATGAATCTGAACAGATACATGTGTCTGCTGGCAATACCCAACAAATATGCAGTTGGTCAGAATCTGCTAATTTGGCAGTATTGCCTGTTAGGTGTAAAAACACAAATGCGGAATTACATAAAAGTAGATTCGGATCTGGAGCAAGAGGAAGGTGTATTAAGCTTGGTCAGGAATGGTATACGCCGAGCGAATTCGAAGCACTATGTGGAAGAGCATCCAGTAAGGATTGGAAGCGCAGTATTAGATTCGGTGGCAGAAGCTTACAGACCTTAATAGACGAGCAAATTTTAAAACCTCATGCAACCTCTTGTACTTGCGCGGCGTGTTGCGACGACGACAGCGCG ACAGGTCCGGTACGATTATTTACACCATACAAACGtagaaaaagagcgagagatACGTCGGACGGAGATGTACCTACACGAAAGATAAAAAGTGATAATTCACGTGATGGTAGTAACAATGACGAAAGCGACGGTGAGGTGGTTATACCCGACAAAGAAGTATGGCCACAGTTCGTTTCAACGGATGGTTTGGTTGTTCAACAACCGCAAGACCAGGATGGAGTTGTTCAAAATGTGCATCAAACAGAAAATGGTCAAACTGACGATGTTTTTAAAAAACTCGACGAAATGTCAAATAAGATGCTGAAACTGGCTTATGAGTTTAGAAAAACATTAGAAGAAGCGAAAGAAGTAAATAGGCAACAAAGAAGAGAGCAGGCGCTAGTAGCCCAATTAGGAGGTAGGGGAGATGTTATTGAAACTGTTGGATTACAACCAGCATCGGATACTCATAACAAAAAA TGCGCTAATTGCAACAGGGAAGCATTCGCAGAATGCTCTTTATGTAGACGAACGCCGTATTGTTCTACGTTTTGTCAACGTAAAGATTGGGCGGGTCATCAAGTAGAATGTGTTCGGGGTGCTGCTGAAACTGTAATGCTTATAGTAGAAAGTAGTAGTGGTGATACCAGTGCTCTTGCGACAACTACGGGGGACCAATAG
- the wcd gene encoding U3 small nucleolar RNA-associated protein 18 homolog wicked, with amino-acid sequence MSKSSVRKRDMNSKEFTAHKKRSKKRASTKTLYNQKFTAPLKKKRKNQYDPKEESRLERIVFGDPSDIINNLLNDEIDTESNESKSINVNGSVLVDNDQNEDSDGQRDDNVDVDGQRKQAWTDEDDEQYSVQAATKAQNRELPADIPEKLYKDFLHSKYKQLVGTPKWAEFKKSEGDTDELDHDILKHSCHLEKPKLKNLPKSIIDIKALNLINKQTHIEGPIISSVEFHPSSTVALVAGSSGILSLFQIDGIENNKLHSTQYKKFPISVAKFLGDGTEVLIGSQYYPYCHSYNLISGKTHKVLLPHGVTNIQDYEVSPDGKLIAFGGRSGEIYLLSSSSKELIGILKMNERCRAICFTPDSKTLVSHGDSTEMYIWDVNSRSCIHRAIDDGCLSCASIAMSPSGQFLATGSKEGVVNLYETMTVLQNQNPAPLKVFLNLVTSVTNLKFNSYSEILAMASNKKHNAFKLAHLPSFTVFSNFPTFETNMSMPEAISFSPGSGYLGISNRSGSAFLYRLKHYGNY; translated from the exons atgagcaagTCAAGTGTAAGGAAACGTGATATGAATTCAAAGGAATTTACAGCGCATAAAAAGCGTTCAAAGAAACGTGCATCTACGAAGACATTGTACAATCAAAAATTTACTGCACCTTTAAAAAAGAAACGGAAAAATCAGTATGATCCAAAAGAAGAATCCAG GTTAGAAAGGATCGTGTTTGGTGATCCAAGCGACATCATCAACAATTTATTGAATGATGAGATCGATACCGAGTCAAACGAAAGTAAAAGTATTAATGTTAACGGTAGCGTCTTGGTAGACAATGATCAAAATGAAGATTCTGATGGACAAAGAGACGATAATGTCGATGTAGACGGTCAGAGGAAACAAGCATGGACCGACGAAGACGACGAACAATATTC AGTACAAGCAGCTACAAAGGCACAGAATCGGGAATTACCTGCTGATATTccagaaaaattgtataaagaTTTTCTACATAGCAAGTATAAACAATTAGTGGGCACACCAAAATGGGCTGAATTTAAAAAGTCAGAAGGAGACACAGACGAATTAGACCATGATATATTAAAG CACAGTTGCCATTTGGAGAAACCAAAACTAAAAAATTTACCCAAgagtataattgatataaaagCCTTAAATCTGATTAATAAACAAACACACATAGAAGGACCCATTATATCAAGTGTAGAATTTCATCCATCTTCAACTGTAGCATTGGTAGCTGGTTCTTCCGGTATTCTGTCTCTCTTTCAA ATAGATggtatagaaaataataaactaCATTCTACGCAATATAAAAAGTTTCCTATCAGTGTTGCAAAATTTTTGGGAGATGGTACAGAAGTTTTAATTGGTTCTCAGTATTATCCATATTGTCACTCCTATAATCTCATTAGTGGAAAAACACATAAAGTTTTATTGCCACATGGAGTAACAAATATACAG GATTATGAAGTATCCCCAGATGGAAAGCTGATTGCTTTCGGTGGCCGATCGggagaaatttatttattatcaagTTCATCGAAGGAATTGATTGGTATTTTGAAGATGAATGAAAGGTGTAGAGCAATATGTTTCACACCAGATAGTAAGACACTCGTTTCACACGGTG ATAGTACAGAAATGTACATTTGGGATGTAAATAGTCGTTCGTGTATACATCGTGCTATAGATGATGGATGTCTATCTTGTGCATCTATTGCAATGTCTCCAAGTGGTCAGTTTTTGGCTACAGGTAGTAAGGAGGGTGTTGTTAATTTATACGAAACGATGACTGTGTTACAAAATCAAAATCCTGCTCCCTTAAAAGTTTTTCTAAATCTGGTAACATCGGTTACTAATTTAAAGTTCAATTCTTATTCAGAAATATTAGCAATGGCTTCGAATAAAAAGCATAATGCATTTAAACTGGCACATTTACCGTCGTTTACTGTCTTTTCGAATTTTCCTACATTTGAAACAAATATGTCAATGCCTGAAGCCATCAGCTTTTCTCCAGGCAGCGGTTATTTAGGTATTTCTAATAGATCTGGAAGTGCCTTTTTATACAGATTAAAACATTATGGAAATTATTAG